One Chlorobaculum limnaeum genomic window carries:
- the purM gene encoding phosphoribosylformylglycinamidine cyclo-ligase encodes MDYKKAGVDISAGEEFVRLIKPHVRQTFTPQVMTDIGAFGGFFQPDFARYEKPVLVSSIDGVGTKLKIAIELGKYDTVGSCLVNHCVNDILVCGARPLFFLDYYACGKLKPEIAASVVTGMVKACRENGAALIGGETAEMPGVYDVEDFDLAGTIVGMVDQQHIINGSKIEAGDVMIGLPSTGLHTNGYSLARKVFEGRMNERFAGLDGTVGEELLKVHRSYLPVIEPLLGTGDLRGMSHITGGGLMGNTMRIVPEGLSLSVDWASWPELPIFDLIRKEGQVPEEDMRRTFNLGLGLVMIVAKERVDDIMAYLKSREENAYIVGEVVKA; translated from the coding sequence ATGGATTACAAGAAAGCCGGAGTCGATATTTCAGCAGGTGAAGAGTTTGTTCGCCTCATCAAACCGCATGTGCGCCAGACCTTCACGCCGCAGGTGATGACCGACATCGGCGCGTTCGGCGGATTTTTCCAGCCCGATTTCGCCAGGTACGAAAAGCCTGTGCTGGTGAGCAGCATCGACGGCGTGGGCACCAAGCTCAAGATCGCCATCGAACTCGGCAAGTACGACACGGTCGGCTCCTGCCTGGTCAACCACTGCGTGAACGACATTCTGGTCTGCGGCGCGCGCCCGCTCTTTTTCCTCGACTACTACGCCTGCGGCAAGCTGAAGCCGGAGATCGCCGCTTCGGTCGTCACCGGCATGGTGAAGGCGTGTCGCGAGAATGGCGCGGCGCTCATTGGCGGCGAAACCGCCGAGATGCCCGGCGTCTACGACGTGGAGGATTTCGATCTTGCCGGTACGATTGTCGGCATGGTCGATCAGCAGCACATCATCAACGGCTCGAAGATCGAGGCGGGCGATGTGATGATCGGCCTGCCATCGACCGGCCTGCACACCAACGGCTATTCGCTGGCCCGCAAGGTGTTCGAAGGGCGCATGAACGAGCGCTTCGCCGGGCTGGACGGCACGGTTGGCGAGGAGCTGCTCAAGGTGCATCGCTCGTACCTGCCGGTCATCGAGCCGCTGCTTGGCACCGGCGACTTGCGCGGTATGTCGCACATCACCGGCGGCGGCCTCATGGGCAACACCATGCGCATTGTGCCGGAAGGTCTCTCACTGTCGGTGGACTGGGCTTCATGGCCGGAGCTTCCGATTTTCGACCTTATCCGCAAGGAGGGCCAAGTGCCCGAAGAGGATATGCGCCGCACCTTCAACCTCGGCCTCGGGCTCGTGATGATTGTCGCGAAGGAGCGCGTCGACGACATTATGGCCTACTTGAAGTCCCGAGAGGAAAATGCCTACATTGTAGGCGAGGTCGTCAAGGCCTGA
- the lysC gene encoding lysine-sensitive aspartokinase 3, whose amino-acid sequence MAVMKFGGTSVGTASAMRQVIAIIAEKRKSETPLVVLSACSGITNKLVKIADTAGAGRLEEALQMAGEVRQFHLDLVGELVGNEALRLELAAKIDAYVTRLERLTEGIEIVGELSERSRDRICSFGELLSTTVFAAALNEAGTHCEWLDIRQVMITDERFGFARPIEAICQAKTEDIIRPKLDSCVVVVTQGYIGATVAGKTTTLGRGGSDLSAALFGAWLHTDSIEIWTDVDGVMTCDPRMVPEARSIRVMTFSEAAELAYLGAKVLHPDTIAPAVKKNIPVYVLNTWHPESKGTLITDDPALLAGKSHGGLVKSIAVRKGQAILNIRSNRMFGRHGFMNELFEVFNRFAVSVEMISSSEVSVSLTVDDAVLDEPFIQALKALGDVEIEHKVATVSVVGDNLRLSKGVAGRIFSSLRNVNLRMISQGASEINVGVVVEENDVPAAVSALHCEFFAESQCAGIFEKPAGS is encoded by the coding sequence ATGGCAGTCATGAAATTTGGCGGCACCTCTGTTGGCACGGCTTCGGCCATGCGGCAGGTGATCGCCATCATCGCTGAAAAGAGAAAATCCGAAACCCCGCTGGTCGTCCTGAGCGCGTGCAGCGGCATCACCAACAAGCTGGTCAAAATCGCCGATACCGCCGGCGCGGGGCGTCTCGAAGAGGCGCTGCAAATGGCGGGCGAGGTCAGGCAGTTTCACCTCGATCTCGTCGGGGAGCTTGTCGGCAACGAAGCGCTTCGCCTTGAGCTTGCCGCGAAGATCGATGCCTATGTTACCCGGCTCGAACGCCTGACCGAGGGGATCGAGATCGTCGGTGAGCTGAGCGAGCGCTCGCGAGACCGCATCTGCTCCTTCGGCGAGTTGCTCTCGACCACGGTTTTCGCTGCCGCGCTGAACGAAGCGGGCACTCACTGCGAGTGGCTCGACATCCGGCAGGTGATGATCACCGACGAGCGCTTCGGTTTCGCCCGCCCGATCGAGGCGATCTGCCAGGCAAAGACGGAGGATATTATCCGCCCGAAGCTCGATTCCTGCGTGGTCGTCGTGACGCAGGGGTACATCGGCGCGACCGTGGCGGGCAAGACCACGACCCTCGGCCGTGGTGGCTCCGACCTTTCGGCGGCGCTTTTTGGCGCGTGGCTGCACACCGACTCCATCGAAATCTGGACCGACGTGGATGGCGTGATGACCTGCGATCCCCGGATGGTTCCAGAGGCACGAAGCATCCGGGTGATGACCTTCTCCGAGGCCGCCGAACTGGCCTATCTCGGCGCGAAGGTGCTGCACCCCGACACCATCGCCCCGGCGGTGAAGAAGAACATTCCGGTCTACGTGCTCAACACCTGGCATCCGGAGTCGAAAGGCACGCTCATCACCGACGATCCCGCGCTCTTGGCCGGAAAGAGCCACGGCGGGCTGGTCAAGTCGATTGCCGTCAGGAAGGGGCAGGCGATTCTCAACATCCGCTCCAACCGGATGTTTGGACGCCACGGCTTCATGAACGAGCTGTTCGAGGTGTTCAACCGTTTCGCCGTATCGGTCGAGATGATCTCATCCAGCGAGGTTTCGGTCTCCCTGACGGTTGACGATGCCGTGCTCGACGAGCCGTTCATCCAGGCGCTGAAAGCGCTCGGCGATGTGGAGATCGAGCACAAGGTGGCCACGGTGAGCGTGGTCGGCGATAACCTCCGCCTGTCGAAAGGCGTTGCGGGCAGGATTTTCAGCTCGCTGCGCAACGTCAACCTGCGGATGATTTCGCAGGGCGCATCGGAGATCAACGTCGGTGTCGTCGTCGAGGAGAACGATGTGCCAGCGGCGGTCTCGGCGCTGCACTGCGAGTTCTTCGCGGAATCGCAGTGCGCCGGAATTTTCGAAAAACCGGCGGGAAGCTGA
- a CDS encoding C40 family peptidase, translating to MNEITPFAPKRAKTAGIIRTAALMALSCLMLALGACQSARPLSDRMESKYSLKKRKTSISRLRPQGPERCDVPMQVSERAFRAMLDSIEETKGVKYRFGGTTTDGFDCSGFVQYLYNRSFQMLLPRTSAELALVGPIIRKDRLQPGDLVFFAAGEEITHVGVYIGNERFAHASTKAGISTNTLLQNYYATHFAFGTRIIRVE from the coding sequence ATGAACGAGATCACCCCATTCGCCCCGAAACGGGCAAAAACGGCAGGCATCATCAGAACGGCGGCGCTCATGGCGCTCTCGTGCCTCATGCTCGCCCTTGGCGCTTGCCAGAGCGCGCGGCCTCTCTCCGATCGCATGGAGAGCAAATATAGTTTAAAAAAGAGAAAAACTTCCATCTCGCGCCTTCGCCCGCAAGGCCCGGAACGGTGCGACGTGCCGATGCAGGTTTCCGAACGCGCCTTCAGGGCGATGCTCGACTCTATCGAAGAGACCAAAGGGGTGAAATACCGTTTCGGAGGAACCACGACGGACGGCTTCGACTGCTCCGGCTTCGTGCAATATCTCTACAACCGTTCGTTCCAGATGCTCCTGCCCCGCACCTCCGCCGAACTCGCGCTCGTAGGGCCGATCATCCGCAAAGATCGCCTGCAACCCGGCGACCTGGTCTTCTTCGCCGCCGGAGAGGAGATCACCCACGTCGGCGTCTACATCGGCAACGAGCGTTTCGCCCACGCTTCAACGAAGGCGGGCATCAGCACGAACACCCTTCTCCAGAACTATTACGCCACCCACTTCGCCTTCGGCACGAGAATCATCCGGGTGGAGTAA
- the prmA gene encoding 50S ribosomal protein L11 methyltransferase produces the protein MQPPKTHNHIELAFEIDSDLYEIYIALLSQEGIEYFLEDDRKLMAYLPESEWNAAKEESIKTLLQETFGSVPHFTASFMADRNWNAEWEAHLQPVEISDRFLIIQHQKEYAVKPGQIVIAINPKMSFGTGYHATTRLMMRQMEELDLGDKKIMDIGTGTGVLAIAARKLGNKNPILAFDNNAWAAENAVENVAENDVSDIRVELLDAEEELAANLEEGYDLILANINKNVLDRILPVIRRHAPKAQVLLSGVLVYDEPWLKKLLKRIDYTNVKTIYEDEWLSALIEPAK, from the coding sequence ATGCAACCGCCGAAAACCCATAACCACATCGAACTCGCGTTCGAGATCGACAGCGACCTTTACGAAATCTATATCGCCCTGCTTTCGCAGGAGGGCATCGAATATTTCCTCGAAGATGACCGCAAGCTGATGGCCTACCTTCCCGAAAGCGAGTGGAACGCCGCAAAGGAGGAGTCCATCAAAACCCTCCTTCAGGAGACTTTCGGCTCCGTGCCGCACTTCACGGCGTCGTTCATGGCCGACCGGAACTGGAACGCCGAGTGGGAGGCGCACTTGCAGCCGGTGGAAATCTCCGACCGCTTTCTCATCATCCAGCACCAGAAGGAGTACGCCGTCAAACCGGGGCAGATCGTCATCGCCATCAACCCGAAAATGTCCTTCGGCACCGGCTATCACGCCACCACGCGCCTGATGATGCGCCAGATGGAGGAGCTTGACCTCGGCGACAAAAAGATCATGGACATCGGTACCGGCACCGGCGTGCTCGCCATCGCCGCCCGCAAGCTCGGTAACAAAAATCCGATTCTCGCCTTCGACAACAACGCCTGGGCGGCGGAGAACGCTGTCGAAAACGTCGCCGAAAACGACGTGTCCGACATTCGCGTGGAGCTGCTTGACGCCGAGGAGGAGCTGGCGGCGAACCTCGAAGAGGGGTACGACCTGATTCTGGCCAACATCAACAAGAACGTGCTCGACCGCATTTTGCCGGTCATCCGCCGCCACGCGCCAAAGGCGCAGGTGCTGCTTTCGGGCGTGCTGGTCTACGACGAGCCGTGGCTCAAAAAGCTCCTCAAGCGCATCGACTACACCAACGTCAAAACCATCTACGAAGACGAGTGGCTCTCGGCCTTGATCGAACCCGCAAAGTGA
- a CDS encoding Ppx/GppA phosphatase family protein: protein MTNATERIACIDVGTNTALLLVADLEPTTGKIVTVDHRQSIVRLGQNVDERRIIRQEALDRLVACMTAYRDLCGELGVQRIIAAGTSALRDAANRDEIIETVKSATGIEIRCISGEEEAALTFFGAVAGLESVPEPFTVIDIGGGSTEIIMGTVEKVESAVSMNIGSVRMTERFCTSIPPSPEEFEAARQEIDKHLAKSLPPFFAGRQQVFGVAGTLTTIAQVCLGDRQFDAGRVQGFRLEYGAVHELLDRLRAMRLDEIISLGIPEGRADVFTMGTLILRQFMRMLGVGAVTVSIQGLRYGMAQQELQRLRNQS, encoded by the coding sequence ATGACAAACGCCACTGAACGCATCGCCTGCATCGACGTCGGCACCAACACGGCGCTCTTGCTCGTCGCCGACCTCGAACCCACGACCGGCAAGATCGTGACAGTCGATCACCGCCAGAGCATCGTGCGCCTCGGCCAGAACGTCGATGAGCGGCGCATTATCCGCCAAGAGGCGCTCGACCGGCTGGTCGCCTGCATGACGGCCTATCGCGACCTCTGCGGCGAACTCGGCGTGCAGCGCATCATCGCCGCCGGAACGAGCGCCCTGCGCGACGCGGCCAATCGTGACGAAATCATCGAGACGGTGAAGAGCGCGACCGGCATCGAAATCCGCTGCATCAGCGGCGAGGAGGAGGCCGCGCTCACCTTCTTTGGCGCGGTGGCCGGGCTGGAGTCGGTGCCGGAACCGTTCACGGTGATCGACATCGGTGGCGGCAGCACCGAAATCATCATGGGCACGGTGGAGAAGGTCGAAAGCGCGGTCAGCATGAACATCGGCTCGGTGAGGATGACCGAGCGCTTCTGCACCTCGATTCCTCCATCACCGGAGGAGTTCGAGGCGGCGCGTCAGGAGATCGACAAGCATCTCGCCAAAAGCCTGCCGCCCTTCTTCGCGGGCCGCCAGCAGGTGTTCGGCGTCGCGGGAACCCTCACCACCATCGCGCAGGTGTGCCTCGGCGACAGGCAGTTCGACGCCGGGCGGGTGCAGGGCTTCCGGCTCGAATACGGTGCGGTGCACGAATTGCTCGACCGGCTCCGCGCGATGAGGCTCGACGAGATCATTTCGCTCGGCATTCCCGAGGGACGCGCCGACGTGTTTACGATGGGTACGCTGATTCTGCGCCAGTTCATGCGGATGCTCGGCGTCGGAGCGGTGACGGTGAGCATCCAGGGGCTGCGCTACGGCATGGCGCAGCAGGAGCTTCAGCGGTTGCGGAATCAGAGCTGA
- a CDS encoding THUMP-like domain-containing protein codes for MTLDELHSLFDPQVLALIDAHAGDDPAAFALRFHGRSDLPVRAIAEQIACRKKAAVKLPSLSRFPLLYTRLALEQASGERAAEWKASLMQGRRAIDLTGGLGIDTLFLARRFEHVVSCERSEALARLAEANRRVMGIANVETRIGDSEEILADYADDSFDWVLVDPARREHGGRSAGLQQSSPDVVRLHDLMLRKAAKVCIKASPALEISGLETQLPALSAIIAVSVDGECKEVLLLLDRAHVAGQTPKVRAVCLGKETFEIVSSGSEPPDRAVAETPGAWLYEPDAAIIKARLTGKLARQMQLEFLNRTVDYLTSADRVEPFPGRSFRIEECRPFRQKSFRKELAELEITNAAVQRRDFPLSVEELRKRYKIGESSERFLFFTKDASGDLIWLSCRKA; via the coding sequence ATGACCCTCGACGAACTCCACAGCCTCTTCGATCCGCAGGTGCTTGCGCTGATCGATGCTCACGCGGGCGACGATCCGGCAGCGTTTGCGTTGCGCTTTCACGGGCGGAGCGATCTGCCGGTGCGGGCGATAGCGGAGCAGATTGCGTGCCGGAAAAAGGCCGCCGTGAAGCTGCCGTCGCTGTCGCGCTTTCCGCTGCTTTACACCCGCCTCGCGCTCGAACAGGCTTCGGGAGAGCGGGCGGCGGAGTGGAAAGCTTCGCTCATGCAGGGGCGGCGGGCGATCGACCTGACGGGTGGCCTCGGCATCGACACGCTGTTTCTGGCCCGCCGTTTCGAGCATGTCGTGTCGTGCGAGCGAAGCGAGGCTCTGGCGCGGCTGGCCGAGGCGAACCGGCGCGTGATGGGTATCGCCAACGTCGAGACGCGCATCGGCGACAGCGAGGAGATTCTCGCGGACTATGCGGACGACTCGTTCGACTGGGTGTTGGTCGATCCGGCGCGGCGGGAGCATGGCGGGCGCTCCGCCGGACTCCAGCAGTCGAGTCCCGACGTGGTGCGCCTGCACGATCTCATGCTTCGCAAGGCCGCGAAAGTCTGCATCAAGGCGTCGCCCGCTCTCGAAATCAGCGGCCTCGAAACGCAGCTTCCGGCGCTCTCGGCGATCATCGCCGTCTCGGTCGATGGCGAGTGCAAGGAGGTGTTGCTGTTGCTCGACCGGGCGCATGTCGCCGGACAAACGCCGAAAGTCCGCGCTGTGTGTCTCGGCAAGGAGACATTCGAAATCGTGTCGTCCGGAAGTGAGCCGCCTGATCGCGCGGTGGCGGAAACGCCCGGCGCGTGGCTTTACGAGCCGGACGCGGCCATCATCAAGGCGCGGCTCACCGGCAAGCTTGCGCGGCAAATGCAGCTTGAATTTCTGAACCGCACAGTCGATTATCTCACTTCGGCAGATCGCGTGGAGCCATTTCCCGGCAGGAGCTTCCGGATCGAGGAGTGCCGCCCGTTCAGGCAGAAGAGCTTCCGGAAAGAGCTTGCTGAACTGGAGATCACGAACGCCGCTGTCCAACGGCGCGACTTTCCGCTGTCGGTCGAGGAGCTGCGCAAGCGGTACAAAATCGGAGAGAGCAGCGAGCGGTTTCTCTTTTTCACGAAGGATGCTTCGGGCGACCTCATCTGGCTTTCGTGCCGCAAGGCGTAA
- a CDS encoding restriction endonuclease: MAIPDFQSVMLPVLRFCGDGKEHTNKDAVECLASEFRLTPEEKKEYLPSGRQRVFDNRIAWARAYLKMALLIENTRRGVFRITERGRRVLKEQPEKLNLAYLRRFPEFADNRISQQQKALSSREDDEDIQEKKTPRELLDEAYMILRANLAEELLSQLKAASPAFFEKVAIDVLVRMGYGGSVKEVEAAVTGKSGDEGIDGVIKEDRLGLDVIYVQAKRWASTVSRPEIQKFAGALQGKRARKGVFITTSDFSKSAREYVSAIESKIILVDGRQLVEFMIDFEVGVSSEGSYELKRLDSDYFEEG, from the coding sequence ATGGCAATCCCGGATTTTCAGTCCGTTATGCTCCCGGTACTTCGCTTTTGTGGGGATGGCAAGGAACATACAAACAAAGATGCAGTAGAGTGCTTGGCATCCGAATTCAGATTGACTCCGGAGGAGAAAAAAGAATATCTGCCAAGTGGTCGGCAGCGTGTTTTTGATAACCGGATTGCCTGGGCTCGCGCCTATTTGAAAATGGCTCTTCTCATTGAAAATACTCGCCGAGGAGTTTTCCGTATTACCGAAAGAGGACGACGGGTACTGAAAGAGCAGCCTGAAAAACTGAATTTGGCCTATTTGAGACGGTTTCCCGAATTTGCTGATAACAGAATCTCGCAACAGCAAAAAGCTCTGAGCAGCAGGGAAGATGATGAAGATATTCAGGAGAAGAAAACCCCCAGAGAACTCCTTGATGAGGCTTATATGATTCTTCGGGCAAATCTTGCAGAGGAATTGCTATCACAACTAAAAGCAGCATCACCAGCCTTTTTCGAAAAAGTTGCTATCGATGTTCTTGTCAGAATGGGATATGGTGGTTCGGTAAAAGAGGTCGAGGCGGCAGTGACTGGAAAGAGTGGCGATGAAGGTATCGATGGCGTCATCAAAGAAGATCGTCTTGGTCTCGATGTAATTTACGTTCAGGCAAAACGTTGGGCTTCGACGGTTTCTCGTCCTGAAATACAGAAATTTGCTGGGGCATTGCAGGGAAAACGTGCTCGTAAGGGAGTGTTTATTACTACGTCAGATTTCTCAAAAAGCGCCAGAGAGTATGTCTCAGCTATCGAGAGCAAGATTATTCTTGTTGATGGACGACAGTTGGTCGAATTCATGATCGATTTTGAGGTTGGTGTTTCATCTGAAGGCAGTTACGAACTGAAACGTCTCGATTCAGACTATTTCGAAGAAGGCTGA
- a CDS encoding AMP-binding protein: MSERPWLRHYDDGVPHTLAPYPVITMLDLLRDSARERPGDEAFLFMGSSISWRELELKSSAFASALRAQGVGKGDRVAVLMPNSPQMIVAEFGIWKTGGIVVLLNPLYTEPELERAIRESEAETAVVLTLFYEKINRIRSNTPLKRVIVTSIKEYLPPLKRMLFTVLKERRDGHRIVLKPGDLSMADVIESHAGSQSPEVAVAPGDPALFLFSGGTTGNPKCVVGRHEALVMTGMQINAWFDSALGNGRTVIMLNLPLFHVFAQVAVMASGFIRRSPMVLMPDPRDIGALIATIKRRKVEMLPGVPTLFNALAAHPRLRRDPKALRSLRLIVSGASSLHLETRNRFEQLTGGCIIEAYGLTEALAAPVFSPARGLKKSGSVGLPGADVELRIVDAEKCDNVLPPGEVGEILIRSPQNMSGYWNNPDETAAVLRDGWIHTGDLGYLDEDGYLFVVDRKKDVVKASGFQIWPREVEEVISRHPSVLETGVAGVPDDYQGEAVKAWIVLRDGCSLDPADLKAWCRKELAAYKVPKHIEYCDSLPKSAVGKVLRRVLVERHNGE; encoded by the coding sequence ATGTCCGAACGGCCCTGGCTCCGTCATTACGATGATGGCGTACCGCATACCCTCGCGCCCTATCCGGTGATCACCATGCTCGATCTTCTTCGTGACAGCGCACGGGAGCGCCCCGGCGATGAGGCCTTTCTGTTCATGGGAAGCTCGATCTCCTGGCGCGAGCTCGAGCTGAAAAGCAGCGCGTTCGCCTCGGCGCTGCGAGCGCAAGGCGTCGGCAAGGGCGACCGGGTGGCGGTGCTGATGCCCAATTCGCCGCAGATGATCGTCGCCGAATTCGGCATATGGAAAACGGGCGGCATCGTGGTGCTGCTCAATCCGCTCTACACGGAGCCGGAACTCGAACGCGCGATTCGCGAGAGCGAGGCCGAAACGGCAGTCGTGCTGACCCTGTTTTACGAAAAGATCAACCGGATCCGCTCGAACACGCCGCTGAAGCGGGTGATCGTCACCTCGATCAAGGAGTATCTGCCGCCGCTCAAGCGGATGCTCTTCACCGTGCTGAAGGAGAGGCGCGACGGGCACCGGATCGTCCTGAAGCCGGGCGACTTGTCGATGGCCGACGTGATCGAAAGCCATGCGGGCAGCCAATCGCCGGAGGTCGCCGTTGCGCCCGGAGACCCGGCGCTTTTCCTCTTTTCCGGCGGCACCACCGGCAACCCGAAGTGCGTCGTCGGCAGGCACGAAGCGCTCGTCATGACCGGAATGCAGATCAACGCATGGTTCGACAGCGCCCTGGGCAACGGCAGGACGGTCATCATGCTCAACCTTCCGCTTTTTCATGTCTTCGCTCAGGTGGCGGTCATGGCCAGCGGTTTCATCCGCCGCTCGCCGATGGTGCTCATGCCCGATCCTCGCGACATTGGCGCGCTCATCGCGACCATCAAGCGCCGCAAGGTGGAGATGCTGCCGGGCGTGCCGACGCTCTTCAACGCGCTGGCCGCGCACCCCCGGCTCCGGCGCGACCCGAAAGCGCTGCGCTCCCTGCGGCTGATCGTCTCCGGCGCTTCGTCGCTGCATCTCGAAACCCGGAACCGCTTCGAGCAGTTGACCGGCGGCTGCATCATCGAGGCGTACGGCCTGACCGAGGCGCTGGCCGCTCCGGTGTTTTCACCGGCGCGAGGCCTGAAAAAGAGCGGTTCCGTCGGCCTGCCCGGCGCCGACGTCGAACTCCGCATCGTCGATGCCGAAAAGTGCGACAACGTGCTGCCGCCGGGCGAGGTCGGCGAGATTCTCATCCGCTCGCCCCAGAATATGAGCGGCTACTGGAACAATCCCGACGAGACCGCCGCCGTGCTGCGCGACGGATGGATTCACACCGGCGACCTCGGCTATCTCGACGAGGATGGCTACCTGTTCGTGGTGGATCGCAAGAAGGATGTCGTCAAGGCGAGCGGCTTCCAGATATGGCCGCGCGAGGTCGAGGAGGTGATTTCGCGCCACCCCTCGGTGCTCGAAACCGGCGTGGCCGGAGTGCCCGACGACTACCAGGGCGAAGCGGTCAAGGCGTGGATCGTGCTGCGCGACGGCTGTTCTCTCGACCCCGCCGACCTGAAGGCGTGGTGCCGCAAGGAGCTGGCCGCCTACAAAGTGCCGAAACACATCGAATACTGCGACTCGCTGCCGAAATCCGCAGTAGGCAAGGTGCTGCGGCGCGTACTCGTGGAGCGGCACAATGGCGAGTGA
- a CDS encoding class I SAM-dependent methyltransferase, with amino-acid sequence MSADPITIFRKTWGTYQKVISHNLMFHREITAAVAQHLAAKPGPLRLLDLGCGDASHLSKILRPGQLAEYCGCDLSPFALDEARKNLEPFGGVSVNLCCEDMLAVLRQAPATHFDIIYSSYALHHLTTEEKQVFFDECRRALRDNGCVILVDVMRDEGQARQEYLYSYNRTVRTQWDALSLDERNQVQEHIRSCDFPETPSLLQTLALSAGFTTCRRLEKQSWHEAWRYE; translated from the coding sequence ATGAGTGCAGACCCGATCACGATCTTCCGCAAAACATGGGGAACCTATCAAAAAGTCATCAGCCACAACCTCATGTTTCACCGGGAGATAACAGCGGCGGTCGCCCAACATCTCGCCGCAAAGCCTGGCCCCTTGCGCCTGCTCGACCTCGGCTGCGGCGACGCCTCGCACCTCTCGAAAATCCTCCGGCCCGGCCAGCTCGCTGAATATTGCGGGTGCGATCTCTCGCCGTTCGCCCTCGACGAAGCCCGGAAAAACCTCGAACCATTCGGCGGCGTTTCGGTCAACCTGTGCTGCGAGGATATGCTCGCCGTTCTGCGCCAGGCACCCGCAACCCATTTCGACATCATCTATTCCAGCTACGCCCTGCACCACCTGACCACGGAGGAGAAGCAGGTGTTTTTCGACGAATGCCGCCGCGCCCTGCGCGACAACGGCTGCGTGATTCTTGTGGATGTCATGCGCGACGAAGGACAGGCGCGGCAGGAGTATCTCTACAGTTACAACCGGACGGTGCGGACGCAATGGGACGCGCTGAGCCTCGACGAACGGAACCAGGTGCAGGAGCACATCCGGAGCTGCGACTTCCCCGAAACCCCGTCCCTCCTCCAGACGCTTGCCCTGAGCGCAGGATTCACGACCTGCCGGAGGCTGGAAAAGCAAAGCTGGCACGAAGCGTGGCGCTACGAGTAG